The DNA window ACTGGGGGAAGGCGCCGCCGGAGATGATGCAGACCTGGACCTCGTCCAGGAGCCGGACCAGCAGGCCGGCCATGCGCGCGGTAATCGCGGACTTGGACTCGGCGAGGGTCCCGTCCAGGTCGAAGGCCATGACACGGGCGTCAGGATCGTGAGACGTCATGCCTCCACTTCACCCCATAAAGTCCGAATGCGCCAAGGGCGATCTGAGGGGGATGAAGACACCGGCCCCCGGCAGCTCCTGAGCAGCTGCCGGAAACCGGTGTCCTGGGAGCATTAATACTCCCCTCCGCTACAGTCGCGCGACCCCGTCGCGGCGGGCGGCGTCGGCCACGGCCGCGGTGACCGCCGGGGCGACCCGCTCGTCGAAGGGACTGGGGATCACCTTGTCGGCCGACAGTTCGCCGGCGACCACGGCCGCCAGGGCCTCGGCGGCGGCCAGCTTCATGCCCTCGGTGATCCGGGAGGCACGGACCGACAGCGCCCCGGCGAAGACGCCGGGGAAGGCCAGGACGTTGTTGATCTGGTTGGGGAAGTCGGAGCGGCCGGTGGCCACCACGGCGGCGTACTTGTGGGCCACGTCGGGGTGGATCTCCGGGTTGGGGTTGGCCATCGCGGCGATGATCGCGTTCGGGGCCATCGTGGCGACGTACTCCTCCGGGACGCGGCCGCTGGAGACGCCGATGAAGACGTCGGCGCCGCGCATCGCCTCGGCCAGGCCGCCGGACAGGTGCGCGCGGTTGGTGATCGCCGCCAGCTCGGTCTTCACCGGGGTCAGGTCGGCGCGGTCGGCGGAGACGATCCCGCGCGAGTCCACCACGGTCAGGTCCCCGATGCCGGCGTCCAGCAGGATCTTGGCGATCGCCACGCCCGCCGCGCCGGCGCCGGAGATCACCGCGCGCAGGTCCGCCAGCGGCCGGTTCACGACCTTGGCGGCGTTGCGCAGCGCGGCCAGCAGCACGATCGCGGTGCCGTGCTGGTCGTCGTGGAAGACCGGGATGTCCAGCCGCTCCTGCAGCCGGCGCTCCACCTCGAAGCAGCGCGGGGCCGAGATGTCCTCCAGGTTGATGCCGCCGAAGGCCGGGGCCAGCCGGACCACGGTCTCGACCAGCTCGTCCACGTCGGTGCAGTCCAGGCACACCGGGACCGCGTCCACGCCGCCGAACTGCTTGAACAGGACCGCCTTGCCCTCCATCACCGGGAGCGCGGCCAGCGGCCCGATGTCGCCGAGCCCGAGCACGGCGGTGCCGTCGGTGACCACCGCGACGGTGTTGGCCTTCCAGGTGTAGTCCATCGCGAGCTCCGGACGCTCGGCGATGGCGGTGCAGACCTCTGCGACACCCGGCGTGTAGGCCAGCGAAAGGTCCGCACGGTCCCGCAGCGGGACCGTGGCGCGCACCTCCATCTTGCCGCCGCGGTGCAGGTCGAAGACCGGCGATTCGCCCACGACGGAGCCTCCGGCGGTGTCACTCTCGATGGACTGGGTCGGGATGAGCTGCCCTGACATGGCTTACCCCTTAGCTGCCGCGAGCGGCGTGTTGAGGGAACGGAAAAGGCCGGACCGTGAACCTGTTGAGGGATGAGGGGGAGGTTCGCCGGGCCCGCTTCGCTGCCGTCGGATGGTGGTCCGTACCGCGTTCCACGAGCACCGTTCAGTCCGTTCGACGCTGTCGCACCGACGACGCGGGGTTCGCCCGTGATGCGATTTTTACATGGCTGCCTATGTTCAACGGCCAATTAGCGGTGCAAGGATTCCAGCACCGTACCCCATGAACGTTGCTTGAGCGGGTAATGGATCACCCACAGGAGGAGAACATATGCGAGCCGGGAGAACTTCCAGGGCCGTCATAGTCGGGGCCGCGGGGATCGCGCTGGTCCTCACCGCCGCAGGTTGCGGAAGCGGCAGCAAGCCGGGGAGCTCGTCCTCGACCACCGCATCGACGAGCTCCGGGTCGTCTTCCACCGCTTCCTCCTCGGGTTCGGGCTCGGTCGACGCCGCGGCCGCGGCCCTGGTGCCGGCGACGATCAAGAGCAAGGGCGAGATCAGCATCGCGACCGACCCCAGCTACCCGCCGAACGAGTCCAAGGACGCGAACGGCAAGATCGTCGGCTGGGACGTGGACATGGGCAACGCCATCGCGGCGAAGCTGGGCCTGAAGGCCAACTTCCAGGAAGTGACCTTCGACAACATCGTCACCGGCATCCAGACCGGCAAGTACGACGCCGGCATGTCCTCCATCACGGACAACAAGACCCGTGAGGGCGTCGACGACTTCGTCACCTACTTCAACGCCGGCACCAAGCTGATGGTCCTGAAGGGCAACCCGAAGAACCTCACGGACACCTCCCCCACCGACCTGTCGCTGTGCGGCCTGACGATCGGCGTGGAGAAGGGGACGATCCAGGAGAGCCCGGACATCCCGAACCGCAGCAAGGCCTGCCAGGCCGCCGGCAAGCCGGCCATCAAGGCGCTGTCCCAGGACACCCAGGACCAGATCAACGAGTCGCTGCAGTCCGGCCGCTGCGACGCGGTGCTCGCCGACTCCCCGGTCGTCGACTACTACGCCAAGAGCGGCAACTTCCAGGCGGTCGGCGACATCTACTCCGGCGCCCCCTACGGCATCGCGATCTCCAAGAGCAACAGCGGGCTGTCGCAGGCGTTCCTGGCCGCCTTGAAGGACCTGGTGGCCGACGGCACCTACCACAAGCTCACCAGCCAGTACGGGATCCAGGCCGGCGACTACACGACCCCGGGCTTGAACCAGGCGACGAGCTGAGCCGCGCGTGACTGAGAAAAATCCGGCGGCGGGCACGGACGACGTGTTCGCCGCCCCGGACACGCCGTTCGCGCCCGCCGCGATCCGTGCGGTGCCGGTGAGACGTCCGGGACGATGGATCAGCGCGGCCATCCTGCTGGTGTTCGTGCTGATGTTCTTCAACATGCTGGTGTTCAACAAGAACTTCGGCTGGGACCTGGTCCGGCAGTGGCTGTTCTG is part of the Catenulispora sp. EB89 genome and encodes:
- a CDS encoding ABC transporter substrate-binding protein — encoded protein: MRAGRTSRAVIVGAAGIALVLTAAGCGSGSKPGSSSSTTASTSSGSSSTASSSGSGSVDAAAAALVPATIKSKGEISIATDPSYPPNESKDANGKIVGWDVDMGNAIAAKLGLKANFQEVTFDNIVTGIQTGKYDAGMSSITDNKTREGVDDFVTYFNAGTKLMVLKGNPKNLTDTSPTDLSLCGLTIGVEKGTIQESPDIPNRSKACQAAGKPAIKALSQDTQDQINESLQSGRCDAVLADSPVVDYYAKSGNFQAVGDIYSGAPYGIAISKSNSGLSQAFLAALKDLVADGTYHKLTSQYGIQAGDYTTPGLNQATS